The following are from one region of the Candidatus Zixiibacteriota bacterium genome:
- the hemB gene encoding porphobilinogen synthase codes for MSFPESRPRRLRRSAAIRRLVRETRLNKSDFIYPLFVSELINRPQPIKTMPGISNLPVAEAAREANRVFKLGIPGVILFGTPAAKDATGSSSLKADGIIQRTIREIKDINPDILVITDVCLCEYTDHGHCGLIKDNDVDNDTTLEILARQAVSHAAAGADMVAPSDMMDGRIGAIRNALDAGGFSETAIMAYSAKYCSAFYGPFREAVDSAPKFGDRQTYQMDPGNSVEAIKEIAADIEQGADIVMVKPALAYLDIIAKAKEMFEVPIAAYNVSGEYSMAKLAGQSGLADEKRLILEILTSIKRAGADIIISYHAPEAVGWLND; via the coding sequence ATGTCATTCCCGGAATCAAGACCGCGAAGGCTCCGCAGGAGTGCCGCGATACGCCGCCTGGTGCGAGAAACCAGGCTGAATAAATCGGACTTCATCTATCCCCTGTTTGTCAGCGAACTGATCAATCGACCGCAACCGATCAAGACCATGCCCGGTATCAGTAATCTGCCGGTTGCCGAGGCGGCGCGTGAAGCCAACCGGGTATTCAAACTGGGGATTCCCGGTGTTATCCTTTTCGGGACACCCGCGGCCAAAGACGCCACCGGATCATCGTCATTGAAAGCCGACGGTATCATTCAGAGAACAATCAGAGAAATAAAAGATATCAATCCGGATATCCTGGTGATCACCGATGTCTGCCTGTGCGAATATACCGACCACGGCCATTGCGGACTTATAAAAGATAATGATGTCGACAATGACACCACTCTGGAGATTCTGGCTCGTCAGGCGGTCAGCCATGCCGCCGCCGGAGCCGATATGGTCGCCCCGTCGGACATGATGGACGGCCGGATCGGGGCCATCCGCAATGCTCTTGATGCCGGCGGCTTCTCCGAGACGGCCATTATGGCTTATTCGGCCAAATACTGCTCGGCTTTTTATGGTCCATTCCGCGAGGCGGTCGATTCCGCTCCTAAATTCGGCGATCGGCAGACTTACCAGATGGATCCCGGAAATTCAGTTGAGGCGATCAAGGAAATTGCGGCCGATATCGAACAGGGCGCCGACATTGTCATGGTCAAACCGGCTCTGGCCTATCTCGATATTATTGCCAAAGCCAAAGAGATGTTCGAGGTACCGATTGCAGCTTATAATGTCAGCGGTGAATACTCTATGGCCAAACTGGCGGGGCAATCGGGACTGGCCGACGAAAAACGACTCATCCTGGAAATCCTGACTTCGATCAAACGGGCCGGGGCGGACATTATTATCTCTTACCATGCCCCCGAAGCAGTCGGTTGGTTGAACGATTAA